The sequence TTTTCAAGGCCCTTGAGAGTTTTTAAGCAATTCTTCACATTCTCTTTCCAGTTGTATCTTTTTttgtgtaaaaacaaacaaaatagccTAATCTGTGTGATATGTGAAATACATTTCTCCTAATGATTGGCATATAGCCTATTTTTTTGCTTTGAGCAAATAGGCATACTACAAACACCCACTTATAGTAAATGCAGTATATTAAAAAGTGTTCGTAAAATTCACTTGGAAGGCTTTCGCTTTGCTTAGGGATAGATCTCGTATCCGTCTGGTCACATCTTGGTGCCACATATGCTGCGGAAAAGCCCTTGATAATCCACTTTGGGGACCATTATCTTTCTGTCAGAGGCACATAGCATGTAATGCTTGCTAATGATATGGACATCCACGATGTATTGCAACCTGTGGAACGCGAGAAAGGAACATAGAAATGAAACACAAAGTAGAACAAAAGAACAATTCTAGATCAGCACCTCTACTTTGGAGTTATttcaaccccacccccaccattaAACTCATCTAGCAATCTGGACATTGTACCCTtagctcaaatcactgttaatCTGTCTGTAAATGATCTGAAAAGGTTGTTTAaatcatattttctccactttaaGTGAATGAACATATGCATTACTGAATCATGATGCaagaaaggacaacacaacaagAAGCTTTTTCAGTATTTTAATTCTGTACATATTCCACAAAGCCTGAAGATTACTGATGCCAAAATAACCCTTTGAGAAAGTGCCGTTAATAGTTACTTCTTGCTTGGGCAGCAGTTAAAAATCCAACTCACAGTAGCAACAGCTCAGATGTATTTTATGGCACAGGATACAGTTATTCTCAGAAAGTGTTCACAAGACAACTCACAAATGTTCCTATTCCAACCACCATCATTTTCTGCAAATTTAGTGTacagttttttttgtcttttttttagtAAGTACCGTGTTATAACATTTTCTGACACTTGATGACTAAAGCACAAGGCAAGTGATTCAAAGACATTGCCCAAAAGCTTGGGTTTTCAATGTACTCATATTGTGTAAGGTGACGCTACCATTTCATttgttaatgcaaaaaaaaaaaaaaaaagaaaaaaaaaagaaaaaaaaagagaaaaaaacccaaTTAGTGCTGAAAAGTTATCTAGAGCAGTTAAATGTTTTGTCATCGGAAGATTTATCGTCAAACATGAGGCCAAAAAATCATCCATCACAATGGGCTGAAGCAACTCTGAAAATCCTTTAACTTGCAATtggtccaatggggaagggaaaaaaacacctcaCTTAACTTGGGTGTGTAATCTTTCTGACTGCCAGAAAAATAAAGATACAAATTGCAGTAGTTAGCCAGCAAGTAAATGTCTGTGCTGTTGTATACAGTAGGTGGAATGTCCATAGAGACTACAGGATGTAGTGAAGCATCATGGCAACATCTGAAAATCTTTACACTACACTCAAGCAATATCCCAACACCACATCATAAACTTTAAAGACCACATTCAAGTACAACAGCAAAAGCATGTGATGGAAGATAATGCAAAATAAAAAGGCGGGCTCAGAGGAATCAAGGATAAGGGTTGAGCTACACAAAAGGACTTTGCCAGAATTCTGAATTTTCATGGTAGCAATAGGCTATAAAAGATACCAGTGAATGAAAATATGGTTTTGGCTGGAATATCTATGCTTGGCCATTGGCTAGAAAGGTAGATTTCTGTATGTTAAGGTAGGCATGCAACTTTAAACCCCAGACATGCTAAAGAAAAGGTGACCCTACAATCTCTACTAATGCTTAAACAAAAAAATAAGGATCACTATGCAAAACCATTGCATGTTTACTTCCCTTTGAACATTTGCCAGTTGCTAAGTGAGTGTTTATATGAGGCGAGTCCaaatttgtttttacattttttattacACATTTGACTTTTTTGCACAAATTCTCTATTTTGGTAAATATATATTTCAACCATTTTGATAAACATGCCATTTCTGTGGTGTCAAAAATGTTTGACTGGGAAGATACAGGGGGAGAAAGAATTAACATGGAACAAAAGAAAACATATAAAAGTGGACAGTGTCAGAGGAAGTAACATTGTATGCCATCTAATCCTTTAAGTACTGTCAACGCAATGGGCTGAGTGGGAGTGAACTGCTgagtagatggatgggtggagaagTTGCTTAATATCCAGACTTCCTCAGGTATTCAGCCATGCTAAATGCTTTCTTGTTGAGCTGTCCGCCATGGACCCCCTCCTTTCCCATGACTAAAACCAATGCTGGAGCacacaagggaaaaaaaaaaaaagaaatgaacaaaATTGAAgagtctcaccccccccccccacacatacactatGAAGGGGTGGGACAAAAGGTGACATAAGATCTTTCCCACCACCCTTCATTGCTATCAAGTTTCCAAGACATTTTAGACTGCTTGCAGAGAAACCTTAACAACAATATTTCTTTTTACTCTCCTTTTTGTCCCTAAAATTTAAACTAAGACTTGATGACATTAAAACCCTGAATCCCTTAAGTATTTTGCCATTGAGTATGCCTTCTTATTCAATCCGCCTCCATGGACACCTTCTTTGCCCATTACAAGAACCAAAACTGAAAGAGAAAAGATAGAAAAGGGAAAGTTCAGAGAAGCAGTAGAAGTTCAGGAAAGTCAATAAAAAGCAAGGAAAACAGTCATGAGTAGGTTAAAGCCAGAAATGTACAGATAAGGGGGGGGGTTTCACTCTTAAAACTACAAACAGCTGATAAGCATGCTTTGTCTGAGGGGGAAACCCTCTGCTAATCCCTGCTTTGAAAAGTAGAAAGTTGTCAGCTTCAAGCTATTGACAAGCAAAGGGGTAGGAGAAAATGCTTATGCATTTAATAGAAGCTACGGTGTTTAAGAAGGGATTTGTTCACTTTGCCAAACCATGATCTCAAATAGGAAACGCATGCCACAAAATAATGCAGGCCAGGCGTACCATTTTGATCATTAAAAAAGGCATTTAAGTTGCATAGGGAGCTACATTTTTTATGCTGTTGCCTGAAGACATAACCCGTTTTGAAAGTTAAATCTATCTTCTCAGAAAAAGAACACTGAAAGAACTTAATGAGCAGAAAGAGTAAGTAGGAAAAGAAAGTAGAAAACATTTTTCATGcctatccaacccccccccccatgctcttCCGGAAGTTTCTCTCATTCCAATGGTCAGTCAGTGAGGGCCACAAAGGCATACAGCCTGGATTAGACAAAGTCTGGCTTATCTAAAGTTTTTGATGCACTCAAAGCAGAGCCAAAGAGCCAAAAGGCTTGTGAATTGCTTATTATGAACTGACTTGAGAAACCAGAATTCAAGAGATTTGCCTGAAAGCATCATATGACGATGTGACTCAGTTTTTAGTTTGGACTGCCTGAGCAAGCCATAGACATCATGTGAGCTATCCTCTCACCCATGTGATGGTTTTACAGAGAAAGGCATACAACTTAGGGCCTGTCAGCTCTTTAAATTCATCCTAATATAGATCCTTAATACAGAAAAGATTTAATTAAAAATACCTTTTCCAGCCCTTCCTAGAGAGACATTGTATGTTGGTTCTCCTCCTTGGCTCTTTGTTCTGATGTCCATCGTCCAGTCACCGTCAATGTGAAGGCTGTCTCTTATGACAGAGCACTTCTTTGAGCCCAGAGTGAGCCCATTGGTGAAGAAGCTCTCCCTGTCCTTCCCAATGATGGTATCAATTTCTTGAGGCTGAAATATACAAAAGAAATGCAAAACATAGGATTGCGGAATTGGTGCTCAGTCTTCTCTCGCTCACAAAAAGCGAGAGCAATCTGGCAAAACTATTACATGTTTAGGAACAAGAGGCATACAGCGCCATTTTATCATTCGCTATACAAAACATTAAAAAAGTAGCTAAAGCAAGATTAAGGAGAACTGCCATCAATTTGAGTTACTTTGAGTAAATACGATTCAATGCAAGTCGAGAACCCTAATTATAAAAGCACGACAGACGCAGGAAGAAGCCAGCCGACCGCTTCGCGATAATTTGTCAAAGGCTATACCCCGCGCTTCCGTTAACATCGGTTTGAGGAAGCCTCGGAGCTAGCTTGCAATCATATTCTCTGTAGATAAGTCATTAGCGGAAGTAACGTGATGTCTGTGGACCGGACCCGTTATCACGCCACCGATTTCTGAATGGATAAAGTCATCGCTATTACGCAAAACAAAAGAATAGGTTGGCGAAGTGTACCACGAAAAGTAAATTTAATTTAAATACAACTTTTCCCAACAGTATACAACGTCGACTAGACTTCCAACATAGCTAGCCAAGACGCTAGCGTTTAGCTAATCAAAGCCGCCGTGCACACAAAAGCATGCGCGCTATCCTAAGGTGGACACTGACTGCCAACTGGTTTGAAGCGAATACCCAATACATTTTTGTGAAGTTCGAAACATTAGGGCCAACACTAAGAATATATCATGCAAGTTCTTGTGTCGGTGCAAGGCCCGGTCGCCAACATTTTTCTGGCCAACACGAGGTCTAATCCGAGAACATTTCCTTTCCAGGGAATATCCTATCACCGCGGTGGGCCAACAGGAAACTAGCGAGGCGGCTAACGCTAAGCTACtagtgctaacgttagctaggtgGTCAGATCAAGATCGTGATAACGATTTCCGTTGTTCGGCCTGAAATGTATTTGGCAGGAATACAGACCGTCCCAAACAACAATACTTAAAACGTTCACACAGAAGTAACGATGTCTTACCGTTATGTTGTTGAAAGTACCGCCCGCATGTGCTGCCCAAACATATTTGGCGTCCCCATACCCAACAATGGCGCTATCCTGACAGCTGCCGTCGGCCATCAGGCTATCTACGTAGCTTTGCCAAGACATCTTGAAGGAAAAGAAGACTTATAAAACTCCCTATAGCCAAAAAAAATACACGTGTCGGAGGCAGACAGCTCTGAATGGCAAACAGGCGAATTCTGTATCTCCAATTGAACCCCTCTTCCGCGTTGTCAAACGTCAGTGCTAGGATCGCATAGGAAGCCTGGGTGTAGTCCGTATCAGATCACTCCGCACAATGAGTTCTCCGGCGCTTTTATGGCGAAGGAGGCCGGCGGAATAATAAGGAACTTGTCGAGATGTGGCGGAATGTGAAGACGGCGAAGGAATGGCGGAAAGTCACACGTCGACTCGTCCGACGATTCAGACTGCTCATTTAGTCACTTGAGTTTAAGTAGTCAGCATTCCCCTATTCATGCAGTCCGTTAAATGTGTAGCTTTATCTAATGGTCATTCTGTGTGCGTTATACAGTCAGGGAAGCAAGCTTCTACTGCTAGCCCTTGGTAAAACTCCCATGCACCACTTCAAGGTGTTGACAAACAGACTAGTTTACAAGAGACTAGTTTACATGATGACTAGTGGTTGATGATTAATGGATGATACAGTTAAATTTAACAGCCACGGGCAAAATTTGCCAGCACTTGGCAGATAGTTGgttagcccccccctccccataacGTATGTTCAGTTTCGTAAATTGTCTAATATGTGACTCATCTTGGTTGTTTTCAGAAGAGGAATCAAATATGCGCACTTCCAGAAAAAAATAaagtccattcatccattatccgaaccgcttatcctgctctcagggtcgtggggatgctggagcctagcccagcagtcactgggcggcaggaggggagccaccctggacaggacgccaggtcatagctcacacacgcgcacacacatacacgcacgcacgcacacgctcacacacacattcatacataggggcaatttagtatggccagacAAAAATTGGAAATCTACAACACAGAAGTGAAATCTacacactgaaatgctcccaaaAGTAATTTATTTTGCGGCAATGTTTCGATCAATTAGATCTGATTCATAACCTAATGATTAGTACATGGTTTGAATGCAGGCCGCCAGATAGTCCAGCCCTTCCATTAATTTAGAGATGCCttcacttttttcttcttcaaataaGCTGGTTAAACCAGTTGACCAAGTCCATATGTAAACTGTCAGCTATTCATAGCTGTTTTAATCTGTTAAATCCAATTCAATCAATGCAGAAGAATGTAAAGAAGCAAGTTAAAGAGGGCTATTTAGAGCAAGTGTGATATGGATTGTGTTAGATGAAAGGAAAGTGGGCAAAAATGTCCATTAAGTGCCATGAAGTTTGACAGTTGGTGTCAATAATCCCGGTTTTATTGTGTTAAGGACTGCAGAGTAGCTTTGTCTTTTACATTAAGCAGTGTCCAGGATGTATCTGGATTGGTACAtcgctgaaaaaaaaaacctttccatCCCAACAGTAACCCAGTGGTCAAAAACAGCCCATTGATGAAAGAGAAGCGCACACAACTTGCGTCACGCAACTAATTGTCCTGTACTGGCTATAGAGGGTTGGTGCTACTAAGACAAGACAACGCTTAACTCATCATATATCTTTAGCTCTAAGATTTTGATAGACATGTAACATATACAGGAATTACTGTCATTTAGTTTGACTTCTTGGGAAAGACTTTCAAGAAAATCAATTAAATATTTCTTTCATGCCAATTAACTTCACTTTAAAAGAGGAAGCAAATGTGTGCACAACCAGAAAAAAATATTTAGGtacaagacaaaaaaagaaaacaaaaacaaaagaaaacaaaagaaaagaattgCAAAATATAGTACAAAATAGTGAGTTCTGTAGaactctactattactactactactttcggctgctcccgtcaggggtcaccacagcggatcatctgtttccatttcttcctgtcttctgcatcttcttctgccacaccagccacctgcgtgtcttccctcaccacatccaaaaacctcctctttggccttcctcttttcctcttccctggcagctctatatttagcatccttctcccaatatacccagcatctctcctccacacatgtccaagccatctcaatcttgcctctcttgttttgtctccaaaccgtccaacctgagcggtccccctAATATAATCgcccctaatcctgtccttcatcactctcagtgaaaatcatagcatcttcaactctgccacctcgagCTCCACCTCAGATCAAGCCAATTCAACTCAGttgcatttgtatagcccaatatcacaaatgacaaatttgcctcaaagagcttcctgtcttttcatcagtgccactatctccaaaccatataacatagctggtctcacaaccatcttgtaaaccttccctttaactcttgctggtactcttctgttgcaaatcactcctgacactcttctccacccactccaccctgcctgcactctcttcttcacctctcttctgcaccccccgttactttgaacagttgaccctaagtatttaaactcatacgccttcatcacctctactccttgcatcctcaccattccactgtcctccctctcattcacgcatatgtattccgtcttgctcctactgactttcattcatcttctctccagcgcatacctccacctctccaggctctccgcaacctgcaccctactgtcgctacagatcacaatgtcataagcaaacatcatagtccacggagactcctgcctgatctcatctgtcaacctgtccatcaccattgcaaacaagaaagggctcagagccgatccttgatgcaatcccaatttcaccttgaacccatccatcattccaaccacacacctcaccactgtcatactttcttcatacatatcctgcaccactcctacatacttccctgcaactACAGACTTccgcatacaataccacacctcctctctcaacaccctgtcgtatgctttctctaattccacaaagacacaattcaactctttctggccttctctatacttctcaatcaacattctcaaagcaaacatcacatttgtagtgctctgaaaccatactgctgctcgctaatcgtcacctctcctcttaacctagcttctattactctttcccatatctacaTTCTGTGGCTGAtctactttatacctctgtagttgctacagttctgcacatcgcccttgttcttgaaaattggtaccagtatacttcttctccactccccaggcatcctctcactttccaagattgtgttaaacattctaattaaaaactccactgccatatcTCCTAAACAtcaccatgcctccacaggtatgtcatcaggaccaactgcctttccactcttcatcctcttcatagctgccttcacttcctccttgctaatccactgcacttcctgattggttatccctacatcatccaaccttctatagttctaattttcttcattcatcagcccctcaaagtactcattctaccttctctgcacactctcctcgcttgtcagctcatttccatctctatccttgatcgccctaacttgctgcacatcctttgcagctcggtccctctgtctagccaatcggtacaagtccttttctccttccttagtgtctaacctctcatacaactcaccatacgccttttccttttcctttgccaactctctcttcactttacactgcatctccttgtactcctgtctactttctccatctctctgactattccacttcttctttgtcaacctcttcctctgtatactttgatgtacttcctcatcccaccaccaagtctccttgtcttcctttctctgtcctgatgacacaccaagtaccttcctagctgtctccctcactatttctgcagtggttgcccagccatctggtaactcttcactaccacccagtgcctgtcttaacttctgcctgaactccacacaacagtcttcc is a genomic window of Lampris incognitus isolate fLamInc1 chromosome 14, fLamInc1.hap2, whole genome shotgun sequence containing:
- the LOC130123653 gene encoding profilin-2-like isoform X1, producing the protein MSWQSYVDSLMADGSCQDSAIVGYGDAKYVWAAHAGGTFNNITPQEIDTIIGKDRESFFTNGLTLGSKKCSVIRDSLHIDGDWTMDIRTKSQGGEPTYNVSLGRAGKALVLVMGKEGVHGGQLNKKAFSMAEYLRKSGY
- the LOC130123653 gene encoding profilin-2-like isoform X2, which encodes MSWQSYVDSLMADGSCQDSAIVGYGDAKYVWAAHAGGTFNNITPQEIDTIIGKDRESFFTNGLTLGSKKCSVIRDSLHIDGDWTMDIRTKSQGGEPTYNVSLGRAGKVLVLVMGKEGVHGGGLNKKAYSMAKYLRDSGF